Proteins from a genomic interval of Halomonas alkaliantarctica:
- a CDS encoding NAD-glutamate dehydrogenase: MHYVAIEESRQDLLKQLQERLHARLDPARAATVDAFARHFYATVPVEDLVDRRLDDLYGATLSIWQFLQHHDSKSPKVRVFNPDFEEHGWQSTHTFVAVLHEDMPFLVDSVRIELNRRGLTVHAIQNAVLAVARDDRHQLQALASPRAENAPEARESLIVIEVDRHTDVALLEKIESNLNDVLRDVRTAVGDFDAMCSQITASIQELEKNCPPQIDPDDHEEAIAFLEWMLKDNFTFLGYDEYLLEGGELKRDADSVLGVFRLDQPRYCERIRTEEGVDEHNDYVLVPQLLSFAKSAHHSRVHRPTYPDYITVDRYDDDGNVIGERRFFGLFTATVYNESPRNIPLLRRKLKAVMDIAGFNPQGHNGKQLLQVLEVYPRDDLFQIETESLASTALGILNIRERRQVRLFIRADISGKFYSCLVFVPRDVFSTDLRQRIQNVLCDELDAHFGDFNTYLSESVLARIQLILRFNGDAPSDYDLKRLESKVSRLARSWRDELHNAMIEGFGEERANNLMDQFREAFSASYREDFSARTAVFDIQHLLTLDSENDLSLSLYRPLEEQGGGVNLKLFHRESQIPLSDVLPMMENLGLRVIGERPYDINAPEQQRYWIHDFELEHSGADVSLGDMRDVFTEAFKRIWSGEADNDAFNRLIIGAGLDWREVAMLRGYARYLKQIRFGMSQDYIAATLANYPAITRELVELFRLRFDPEQQNHATDACIASLNERLEGVASLNDDQLLRRFMELILATLRTNYYQLAESGRFKDYIAYKLEPSKVTGMPKPRPMFEIFVCSPRVEGVHLRGGKVARGGLRWSDRFEDYRTEVLGLVKAQQVKNAVIVPVGAKGGFVCKRMPENASRDVVQKEGIACYQIFIRALLDVTDNLVGGDVVPPENVVRHDEDDAYLVVAADKGTATFSDIANEISIEYGHWLGDAFASGGANGYDHKKMGITARGAWESVKRHFKNLDVDTQRDLFSVVGIGDMAGDVFGNGMLLSDKIQLVGAFNHLHIFVDPNPDAEASFAERKRLFALPRSSWEDYSQELISAGGGIFSRSAKSINITPEMQQVFGIKEERLSPNELIRAMLKSKVDLIWNGGIGTYVKGSDETDADVGDKANDTLRINGNDLNCRVVGEGGNLGLTQRGRMEAAAKGVRVYTDFIDNAGGVNCSDHEVNIKILIDEVVKRGDMTDKQRNQLLAEMTDEVGDLVILDNYRQSQALDLSAILSDQAMGPYRRFISELEATGQIDRELEFLPTDDVLKERASNDQGMRLPELSVLISYAKSTLKGDLITSDVPDDHYIHRHLERLFPSVLVERFKDEMYEHRLKREIVATQVANDLVDHMGIVFVRRLMDSTGAGRADIARAYIVARDSFNLPGLWAQIEALDNQVPNRIQYSMMLDLMRLIRRATRWFVRQHLGLSTQDTIEYFAPRLTQLQEGIGELLSGEELSAWNSRRDELLEAGVPEALASTVAASSSLYAGLGIIQAARLTNEKPQRVAEVLYEIGSRLELPWMIQQVTQLEVRDAWQAQARETFRDDIERQQLALTTSVLKLDAGSRDTQERVAQWLDQHADLHRRWCRLIEEVRGGSEGGFALFAVAVRELVDLAESDSEA, encoded by the coding sequence ATGCACTACGTTGCGATTGAAGAGAGTCGGCAAGATCTTTTGAAGCAGCTCCAGGAACGGCTACACGCGCGGTTAGACCCCGCTCGCGCCGCCACAGTGGACGCTTTCGCTCGACACTTTTATGCCACCGTGCCGGTGGAAGACCTTGTGGATCGTCGTCTGGATGATCTGTATGGCGCAACGCTGTCCATCTGGCAGTTTTTGCAGCACCACGACTCGAAAAGTCCCAAGGTACGGGTATTTAACCCGGATTTTGAAGAGCACGGCTGGCAGTCAACGCATACCTTTGTCGCCGTTCTCCACGAAGATATGCCGTTTTTAGTCGATTCGGTGCGTATCGAGCTCAACCGCCGCGGTTTGACGGTGCACGCAATACAAAACGCCGTGCTGGCGGTCGCCCGTGATGATCGCCATCAGCTACAGGCGCTTGCCTCGCCCAGAGCAGAAAACGCCCCTGAAGCACGCGAGTCGCTCATTGTCATCGAAGTAGACCGGCACACCGATGTGGCGTTGCTGGAAAAAATCGAAAGCAATCTAAATGATGTGCTTCGCGATGTACGTACCGCTGTGGGCGATTTCGACGCCATGTGCTCGCAAATTACCGCGTCGATTCAGGAGCTTGAGAAAAACTGCCCACCCCAGATCGACCCTGACGACCACGAAGAGGCGATTGCCTTTTTAGAGTGGATGCTCAAGGATAATTTTACTTTCCTGGGCTACGATGAGTACCTGCTGGAAGGCGGCGAGTTAAAGCGCGACGCGGATAGCGTGCTGGGCGTGTTCCGCCTGGATCAGCCGCGCTACTGCGAGCGGATTCGTACCGAAGAAGGGGTGGATGAGCACAATGATTATGTGCTGGTGCCCCAGCTACTATCATTTGCCAAAAGCGCTCACCACTCCCGGGTGCACCGTCCTACCTACCCGGACTACATCACCGTTGACCGCTACGACGATGACGGTAATGTGATTGGCGAGCGACGCTTCTTTGGGTTGTTTACCGCCACGGTGTACAACGAGTCGCCGCGCAATATCCCGCTGCTGCGGCGCAAGCTCAAAGCCGTCATGGATATCGCTGGGTTCAACCCCCAGGGTCACAATGGCAAGCAGTTGCTCCAGGTGTTGGAAGTCTACCCCCGGGATGACCTGTTCCAGATCGAAACCGAATCACTGGCCAGCACTGCACTGGGCATCCTCAATATCCGCGAGCGCCGCCAGGTGCGGCTGTTTATTCGTGCGGATATAAGCGGCAAGTTCTACTCCTGCCTGGTGTTTGTTCCCCGCGACGTGTTCTCCACGGACCTACGTCAGCGGATTCAAAACGTGCTGTGCGACGAATTAGACGCCCACTTTGGTGACTTTAATACCTATTTATCTGAATCAGTGCTAGCGCGTATTCAGTTGATTTTACGCTTTAATGGCGACGCGCCGAGCGACTACGACCTCAAGCGTTTGGAAAGCAAAGTGTCACGGCTGGCACGCAGTTGGCGTGACGAGCTGCATAACGCCATGATCGAAGGCTTCGGTGAAGAGCGCGCCAACAACCTGATGGATCAGTTTCGCGAGGCCTTCTCGGCCAGTTACCGTGAAGATTTCTCAGCGCGCACTGCGGTGTTTGATATTCAGCACCTGCTGACACTGGATAGCGAGAACGATCTTTCGCTGTCGCTCTATCGGCCACTAGAAGAGCAGGGTGGCGGCGTTAACCTGAAGCTGTTCCACCGTGAATCGCAGATACCGCTGTCTGACGTGCTGCCAATGATGGAAAATCTCGGCCTGCGGGTGATTGGCGAACGCCCCTACGATATCAACGCACCTGAACAGCAGCGCTACTGGATTCACGATTTCGAGCTTGAGCACAGCGGTGCGGATGTCAGCTTGGGCGATATGCGCGATGTGTTTACTGAAGCCTTTAAGCGCATCTGGTCCGGCGAAGCCGATAACGATGCGTTTAACCGGCTGATTATCGGTGCAGGGCTGGATTGGCGCGAAGTGGCCATGCTGCGCGGCTATGCCCGTTATCTCAAACAGATCCGCTTCGGTATGTCCCAGGATTACATTGCCGCCACGCTGGCCAACTATCCTGCCATTACCCGCGAGCTGGTTGAGCTATTCCGCCTGCGCTTTGATCCTGAACAGCAGAACCACGCCACCGACGCGTGTATCGCGAGCTTGAATGAGCGTTTGGAAGGGGTGGCCAGTCTTAACGACGACCAGCTGCTGCGCCGCTTTATGGAGCTGATCCTCGCCACGCTGCGTACCAACTACTACCAACTGGCTGAGAGCGGACGCTTTAAGGATTACATCGCCTATAAGCTTGAACCCTCCAAAGTCACCGGCATGCCCAAGCCGCGGCCGATGTTTGAGATTTTTGTCTGCTCGCCGCGGGTGGAAGGTGTCCATCTGCGTGGCGGCAAAGTGGCCCGCGGTGGACTGCGCTGGTCGGATCGGTTTGAAGATTACCGCACCGAAGTGCTGGGCTTGGTCAAAGCACAGCAGGTTAAAAACGCCGTTATCGTGCCGGTGGGCGCTAAAGGCGGTTTTGTGTGTAAACGCATGCCGGAAAATGCCAGCCGCGACGTCGTCCAGAAAGAAGGCATTGCCTGCTACCAAATCTTTATCCGTGCGCTGCTGGATGTTACCGACAACCTGGTGGGTGGTGATGTCGTGCCGCCGGAAAATGTGGTTCGCCACGATGAAGACGACGCTTACCTCGTCGTAGCCGCCGACAAAGGCACTGCTACCTTCTCAGATATCGCCAACGAGATTTCCATTGAGTACGGGCACTGGCTGGGCGATGCGTTTGCCTCCGGCGGTGCTAACGGCTACGACCATAAAAAAATGGGTATCACCGCGCGGGGTGCCTGGGAGTCGGTTAAACGCCACTTCAAAAATCTCGATGTAGATACCCAGCGTGACCTGTTTAGCGTGGTGGGGATCGGCGATATGGCCGGCGATGTCTTCGGCAACGGCATGCTGCTTTCCGACAAGATCCAACTGGTGGGCGCGTTTAACCACCTGCATATCTTTGTCGACCCCAATCCGGATGCAGAAGCCTCCTTTGCCGAGCGCAAGCGGTTGTTCGCACTGCCGCGCTCCAGCTGGGAAGACTACAGCCAGGAGCTAATCTCCGCCGGAGGCGGCATCTTTAGCCGTAGCGCCAAGTCGATAAACATCACGCCAGAAATGCAGCAGGTCTTTGGTATCAAGGAAGAACGCCTGTCGCCTAATGAACTGATCCGCGCCATGCTCAAATCCAAGGTCGATTTGATCTGGAACGGGGGTATCGGTACCTATGTGAAGGGCTCTGACGAAACCGATGCTGATGTGGGCGACAAAGCCAACGACACCCTGCGCATCAACGGCAACGACTTGAACTGCCGGGTGGTCGGCGAGGGCGGCAACCTTGGCTTGACCCAGCGCGGTCGTATGGAAGCCGCCGCCAAAGGCGTGCGCGTCTACACTGACTTTATTGACAACGCGGGCGGGGTGAACTGCTCCGACCACGAGGTCAATATCAAGATCCTGATCGATGAAGTGGTCAAGCGCGGCGACATGACCGACAAGCAGCGTAATCAACTGCTGGCGGAAATGACCGATGAGGTGGGCGATCTGGTGATCCTGGATAACTACCGCCAAAGCCAGGCGCTGGATCTGTCGGCTATTCTGTCCGATCAGGCCATGGGCCCTTACCGCCGCTTTATCAGCGAGCTGGAAGCTACAGGACAAATTGATCGCGAGCTGGAATTCCTGCCCACCGATGATGTGCTCAAAGAGCGGGCCAGCAACGATCAAGGGATGCGTCTGCCGGAGTTGTCGGTACTGATATCCTACGCCAAGAGTACCTTGAAAGGCGACTTGATCACCTCTGATGTGCCGGACGATCACTATATTCATAGGCATCTTGAGCGGCTATTCCCATCGGTGCTGGTGGAGCGCTTCAAAGATGAAATGTACGAGCATCGTCTTAAGCGCGAAATCGTTGCGACGCAGGTCGCCAACGATCTGGTTGATCACATGGGTATCGTCTTTGTGCGCCGCCTGATGGACTCCACCGGCGCAGGGCGTGCCGACATCGCTCGCGCTTACATTGTGGCCCGCGATAGCTTTAACTTGCCCGGCCTATGGGCGCAAATTGAAGCCCTCGACAATCAGGTGCCCAACCGCATTCAGTACTCGATGATGCTCGATCTCATGCGCTTGATCCGCCGTGCCACGCGCTGGTTTGTGCGCCAGCACTTGGGGCTTTCGACACAAGATACCATTGAGTACTTCGCTCCTCGTTTGACGCAGTTGCAGGAAGGTATTGGTGAGCTGCTCAGCGGTGAAGAGCTTAGCGCTTGGAACTCGCGCCGTGACGAGTTGTTGGAGGCGGGTGTGCCTGAAGCTTTGGCGTCCACTGTCGCGGCGTCATCCAGTCTTTACGCCGGGCTAGGTATCATCCAGGCGGCGCGTCTGACCAATGAAAAACCGCAGCGGGTGGCAGAGGTGCTGTACGAAATTGGCAGCCGCCTGGAACTGCCGTGGATGATTCAGCAGGTAACTCAATTGGAAGTGCGCGACGCCTGGCAGGCCCAGGCGCGGGAAACCTTCCGCGACGACATCGAGCGCCAGCAGCTTGCGCTGACCACCAGCGTGCTGAAGCTCGACGCGGGAAGCCGTGATACCCAGGAGCGGGTGGCGCAGTGGCTGGATCAGCACGCCGACCTGCACCGCCGTTGGTGCCGTCTTATTGAAGAGGTGCGCGGTGGCAGTGAGGGTGGCTTTGCGCTCTTCGCCGTTGCGGTGCGCGAGCTGGTAGACCTTGCCGAGAGCGATAGCGAAGCGTAA
- a CDS encoding quinone-dependent dihydroorotate dehydrogenase, with protein sequence MYNLARSLFFRVDPETSHGMALGALDALHRVGGVTRLFGKPVNDPVELMGLRFANRVGLAAGLDKNADHLDALGALGFGFVEVGTVTPKPQPGNPKPRLFRLAQHEAIINRFGFNNKGVGHLIEQVKQRHYGGIVGINIGKNLTTSVERALDDYLVCLDAVHPYADYIAVNVSSPNTPGLRSLQFGEQLDALLGPIRARATQLNDQTGRNVPLLIKIAPDMSAEEVALMAASIERNALDGVIATNTTVSREAVQGDPQADEAGGLSGKPVFEASNRVIRQLREHLPALPIIGVGGIDSAAAAQTKIAAGADLVQLYSGLIYQGPKLVGECARALKASS encoded by the coding sequence ATGTATAACCTCGCACGCTCGCTATTCTTTCGCGTTGATCCAGAAACGTCCCACGGTATGGCGCTGGGCGCATTGGATGCACTGCATCGTGTCGGTGGGGTAACGCGGCTATTTGGTAAACCGGTAAACGATCCCGTCGAGCTGATGGGGCTGCGGTTTGCCAATCGAGTAGGCTTAGCTGCTGGGCTGGACAAGAATGCCGACCACCTCGATGCGCTTGGCGCGCTGGGCTTTGGCTTTGTCGAAGTGGGTACAGTGACGCCTAAGCCGCAGCCAGGCAATCCGAAGCCCCGGCTGTTTCGCTTAGCGCAGCACGAGGCGATCATCAACCGCTTTGGCTTTAACAATAAAGGGGTTGGTCATCTGATCGAGCAGGTCAAACAGCGCCACTACGGCGGCATTGTGGGCATCAATATTGGTAAAAACCTGACGACGTCGGTAGAGCGGGCGTTGGATGACTACCTGGTGTGTTTAGACGCGGTGCACCCTTATGCGGATTACATTGCCGTTAACGTCTCCTCGCCGAATACGCCGGGGCTGCGCAGCCTTCAGTTCGGCGAACAGCTGGACGCGCTATTGGGGCCGATTCGCGCGCGAGCTACACAGCTCAATGACCAAACGGGTCGCAACGTACCATTGCTGATTAAGATCGCCCCGGATATGAGCGCTGAAGAAGTAGCCTTAATGGCGGCAAGTATCGAGCGCAACGCCCTTGATGGCGTGATTGCCACCAATACCACGGTTTCCCGCGAAGCCGTGCAGGGCGATCCTCAAGCGGATGAAGCCGGTGGGCTCTCGGGGAAACCGGTCTTTGAGGCCTCCAATCGTGTTATTCGTCAACTGCGTGAACACCTGCCTGCGTTGCCGATTATTGGCGTAGGCGGTATTGATAGTGCCGCTGCGGCCCAAACCAAGATCGCCGCTGGAGCAGATTTAGTACAGCTCTATTCAGGCTTGATCTACCAAGGGCCTAAACTAGTCGGTGAGTGCGCAAGGGCACTGAAAGCTAGCAGTTGA
- the rmf gene encoding ribosome modulation factor, with product MKRQKRDRFQRAYVHGYKAGVSGRSRDDCPSQDINLREYWMSGWREGRGDQWDGMTGISGIHKNPLVMA from the coding sequence ATGAAACGGCAAAAACGTGATCGCTTCCAGCGGGCTTATGTCCACGGCTACAAAGCGGGTGTATCGGGTCGTTCTCGTGATGACTGTCCCAGTCAAGATATCAATTTACGCGAATACTGGATGAGCGGTTGGCGTGAAGGTCGCGGCGACCAGTGGGATGGGATGACCGGCATCTCGGGCATCCACAAAAATCCCTTAGTCATGGCCTAA